The Streptomyces sp. NBC_00162 sequence CGGCCTTCGCCGAACACGATGCGCTCGCCTGGCTGCTGTATCCCCGGATGGTCGCCGAGCTGCCGGAGTACGTCCTGATCGCCACGGACGGCGACGCGGTGGTCGCCCGGGGGTTCAGCGTCCCCTTCGCCCAGCACGCGCCGGGCCGCGGCGGGGTGCTGCCCGCGCAGGGCTGGGACCGGATCCTGATGTGGGCCTTCTCCGACCTGCGGCGCGGGATCGCGCCCGACACGGTGAGCGCGATCGAGATCAGCGTCGCCACGGACCGGCAGGGCGAGGGCCTGTCCGGCCGGATGCTGGCCGCGATGCGGGAGAACGCCCGAGCCCGCGGCTTCACCGAGGTCGTGGCCCCGGTCCGGCCGAGCGGAAAGCCGGCCGAGCCGGACACCTCCATCCACGAGTACGCGTACCGCACCCGCGAGGACGGCCTCCCGTACGACCCCTGGCTGCGCGTCCACGTCCGCGCGGGCGGCGTCATCGACTCGGTGGCCCCCCTCTCGATGACGATCACCGGCTCGCTCCCCCAGTGGCGCGAGTGGACCGGCCTCCCCTTCGACACCCCGGGCCAGGTCCACGTCCCGGGCGCCCTCGCCCCGGTCCACTGCGCACCGGAGCAGGGCCACGCGGTCTACGTCGAACCGAACGTCTGGGTCCGCCACGCCCTGACCGGGTGATCCGGCAGCGCCCACGGACAGCCGCACAGGGCTTTGCATAAACGTGCGGAGATACGTATAGTCATGCCATCGACGAGGAGGGTCCGATGGCGGTACGTGTAGCGGTGGCCGGTGCGAGCGGGTACGCGGGCGGTGAAGTCCTGCGCCTGCTGCTCTCGCACCCCGAGGTGGAGATCGGCGCGCTGACCGGCCACTCCAACGCCGGAGAGCTCCTCGGCAACCTGCAGCCGCACCTCGTGCCGCTCGCGGGGCGGACCCTGGAGGCGACCACCCCCGAGGTCCTCGCCGGGCACGATGTCGTGTTCCTCGCGCTTCCGCACGGCCAGTCCGCCGCCGTCGCCGCCCAGCTCGGCGAGGACGTCCTCGTCGTCGACATGGGCGCCGACCACCGGCTCAAGGACTCGGCCGACTGGGACAAGTTCTACGGAGCCCCGCACGCCGGGACCTGGCCGTACGGGCTCCCCGAGCTGCCCGGCGGGCGCGCCGCGCTGGAAGGCGCCAAGCGCATCGCCGTCCCCGGCTGCTTCCCCACCGCCGTCTCCCTCGCGCTGTTCCCGGCGTACCAGGCGCAGCTCGCCGAGCCGGACGCCGTGATCGTCGCCGCCACCGGCACCTCCGGCGCGGGCAAGGCGCTCAAGACGCACCTGCTCGGCGCCGAGGTGATGGGCAACGTCACCCCGTACGGAGTGGGCGGAGGCCACCGGCACACGCCCGAGATGGTGCAGAACCTGTCCCCGTTCGCGGGCACCAGGGTCTCCGTCTCCTTCACCGCGAACCTCGTGCCCATGGCGCGCGGCATCCTCGCCACCTGCTCGGCCAAGGCCCTGCCCGGCACCACCGCCGAGTCGCTGCGCGCCGCCTACGAGAAGGCGTACGCCGACGAGCCGTTCGTCCACCTGCTGCCC is a genomic window containing:
- the argC gene encoding N-acetyl-gamma-glutamyl-phosphate reductase codes for the protein MAVRVAVAGASGYAGGEVLRLLLSHPEVEIGALTGHSNAGELLGNLQPHLVPLAGRTLEATTPEVLAGHDVVFLALPHGQSAAVAAQLGEDVLVVDMGADHRLKDSADWDKFYGAPHAGTWPYGLPELPGGRAALEGAKRIAVPGCFPTAVSLALFPAYQAQLAEPDAVIVAATGTSGAGKALKTHLLGAEVMGNVTPYGVGGGHRHTPEMVQNLSPFAGTRVSVSFTANLVPMARGILATCSAKALPGTTAESLRAAYEKAYADEPFVHLLPEGRWPSTKSVHGSNAVHVQVAYDESAQRIIAISAIDNLTKGTAGGAVQSMNIALGLPESLGLSTIGVAP
- a CDS encoding N-acetyltransferase, whose product is MTGTTITTLAERPELADRLWDMPDSWPAFAEHDALAWLLYPRMVAELPEYVLIATDGDAVVARGFSVPFAQHAPGRGGVLPAQGWDRILMWAFSDLRRGIAPDTVSAIEISVATDRQGEGLSGRMLAAMRENARARGFTEVVAPVRPSGKPAEPDTSIHEYAYRTREDGLPYDPWLRVHVRAGGVIDSVAPLSMTITGSLPQWREWTGLPFDTPGQVHVPGALAPVHCAPEQGHAVYVEPNVWVRHALTG